GCATATCACAAACAGGTTTGTAAAAGTTACCACAAGACTGAACAGTAAGAGAAGGACCAACTGTAAACTATCTGAGAAatgtgttttgtaaatattttgtttctgaTGTCAGAAGTGTGCCATGGCAAATATGTAAACTTaaattaataaagtaaaataaGCTTTAAAAAGCGTTTTTGTACAGTAGTTCTTTCTTTCAAGAATATAAATGCAAACCTATGAACAAATGATAGTACTAGTCAAAATTTACTTACCAGATATGTTTTTGTCCTCAGCAACAAGAGTACCAAATTCTGGGAGCAGCTGTACACAAAATTTATGCTGGGCACCTATTGTAGCATTTTTATCTCTCTAGATGTCAAGAAAATTGCCTGACAGCACAGATTGAGCTTCCGCAAGGGTAATCAAAACTTCTAcatgatatttttgttatttaaacaactaaaataaataacACACAATGAAAATGCAACTAAACACTCTCAAAGGCAACTGACTGCTGATCATACAGTTTAAAACCGTCAAATGTGAAAATGTATATTTGGCAATGTACACCACTACGTTATCGGTCACCGTGATTGCGGTGTTACTAGATGGTTCCTATACGGCACAGTTGCGGCATTTTGCTTTCACTGTGCAATGTGAAAGGGGCTAGACTCTTTTTCTCACCACGAAAAGACTGCTACCGTTCAGTACCCATATGGTCAAAACAATAAAGTGTGAAAAGAGCCTTCCTGTACTCTTCCCCCTACAACTTTTAACCACcacacttccctctattaccaaattaacaattttttcatgTCTCTAGGTTTGTCCTTTCAACTGACCAATTTTTTaaaagttgtgcaataaatttctttttaccccaATTCATTTCGGTACCCACTCATTAGCTACTCAATCCATCTATCCagtcttcttcattcttctgttataggcacatttcaaaagcttttattctcttcttgtttagacTGCTTATTGTCCACATCTCATTTCCAGCCAAGGCTGCACTCtgggacaaataccttcagaaaatacttcttaacatttaaatctaAGTTAGATgttgagagggagggagagacagagagagagagagagagagagagagagagagagagagagagagaggggggggttcCATGATGTGAGTAGGATTTTGGGTACGGTATGcctcattgaaagcctctatgagggagaggatttgtctgatgagacagaagaagaaacaggagtcaatttagaagagataggggatccagtattagaatcagaatttaaaagagctttggaggacttaagatcaaataaggcagggatacataacattccatcagactttctaaaattattgggatagtggcaacaaaacgactattcatgttggtgtgtagaatgtaagagtatggctgaatttcagaaaaatattatcTACACAATCCTGAAGACTACAAGAGCTTACAAGTGTGCAAATTattgcacaatcggcttaacagctcatgcgtcccaagttgttgacaagaaaaatacacagaagaatggaaaagaaaattgaggatgtcttagatgacgagcagtttgactttaggaaaggtaaaggcacgagagaggcaattttgacgtagcggttaataatggaagcaaaactaaagaaaaattgacatgtccataggatttgttgacttggaaaaggcattcgacaatgtaaaatggcacaagatgttcgaaattctgagagaagttgggtaagctatagggagagaaaggtcatatacaatatgtacaacagccaagaaggaataataagaatgtATTACCAAGAaaaaagtgctcatattaaaaagggtgtaagacaaggatgtaccctttcgcccctactgttcaatctgtacattgaggaagcaatgatggaaataaaagaaagattcaggagtggaattaaaattcaaggtgaaaggatatcaatgatacgcttcgctgatgacattgctatcctgagtgaaagggaagaagaattacatgatctgctgaacggaatgaacagtccaatgagtacagagtacggactggagagtaaattgaagaaagacgaaggtaatgagaagtagtggaaatgagaacagcgagacatcaggactgatggtcacaaagtagataaagttaaggaattctgttacctaggcagtaaaataaccaatgacggacggagtaagggggACATCAGACTAGCAATgactaaaagggcattcctggccaagagaagtctactaatatcaaatatcaaccttaatttgaggaagaaatttctgagactgtatgcctggagtacagcattgaatgatagtgaaacatggactgtgggaaaaccagaacagaagacaatcaaagtatttgagatgtggtgctacagaagaacattgaaaattgggtggactgataaggtaaggaatgaggaggttctgtacaggattggagaggaaaggaatatgtggaaaacactgacaaggagaaggaacagaatggtaggacatctattaagacatgagggaatgactttgatggtactagagggagctgtagagggcaaaaactgtagaggaagacagaggttggaatacatccagcaaataattgaagatgtaggttgcaagtgctgctctgagatgaagaggttggcacaggagaggaatttgtggcagggcgcatcaaaccagtcaaaagactgatggaaaaaaaaaaaaaaaaaaggccgcatCTCTGGACACGACAAAAGGTAATTAAAACCCTGgcggaccgagtgaggtggcgcagtggctagcacactggacttgcatttgggaggatgacggttcaatcccgcatccggccatcctgatttaggttttccatgatttccctaaatcgctccaggcaaatgccgggatggttcctttgaaagggcacgggcgacttccttccctgtccttccctaatccgatgagaccgatgacctcgctgtctggtctccttccccaaacaacccaacccaacaaaacCCTAGCGGAAGATGTGGCTGAGCTTTTGAAGGCCAGGGGGACACTGGGTAGTCAGAGGAGTGCTGGTCGGTGGCTGCTTTACAGGTGCCCGAGGAGGAGACGGCACAGATCTCTTCATAGATAAGCTAGATAGGATATCGTCTGTCAATAAAGGCACTGgtaaagttacatctacatctaaactctgcaaaccaccgtaaagtgcacggcagagggtatgccccattgtaccagttattacggtttcctcccattccactcacatatggagtgtggaaagaataattgtttgaatgcctctgtgtgtcctGTAATTATTCTGTTATCCTCACAATCTCCATGTCAGCAACAAATAAGCAGATTGTAAAGTAAAATATGatgtttattgtaattattatcgCAACAATTTTAATTATTCCTTTGGCAGACCCCAAGTGGGTGTCTGCTGTAAATGTGAACAGCTTGAACTCAAACTGAAAAGCCCACTTTTAAATGAAAGAGTCAAGCTTATCACCAGAGTGGAATTAAATGTTCATAAGCGTCGTAGTTCTAAATTTTACATCTCACCTCGGGATGCTAAGAGAAGAGCTCAATCTATTGATACTATGGGAGCCAATGTTTTTGATTATGTGCAAAACTTGCCATTTCCACATACATCTGTCCAAGAGATATTCTATCTGCTGTGTACTGTTTCAGCATACATGATTTGAAAAATGAACACTGCACTGGGTACTTGCACCATGAAGGCTCAGGAAGGATAGGTGCAAACAGAGTAGCATCTTTCGTTTCTGATTACATAAAAAATGATCACAGTAAAAATGTGACTGATCTTCTTTTGTTTTATGATGGCTGTGTCGGCCAGAACAAAAATCACTCCTTTATACACATTTGTATGGGCACAATTCAAGCAGGGATACTCAAGAGCATAATACACAATTTTCCAGAGAGAGGTCACTCATTCCTCCTGTATGATCGTGACCTTAGACAATATAAGAGGGAAATAAAAATTCATGACCGCATTTACACCCCTTATGTATACGCGGAACTGATAGTGAGCGGTAAAAGGGGTGTGACAGTAAAATTAGTTAATGGAGAGGAAATACCACATTTCAACAACTGGTGgccaaaatattttagaaaaagtgtTGTTTCGTGTGAGACAGTGACAGAacaatgcaataaaaaaaaatcttcttcacTCCGAGTAGCTTCAAAGAAATACAATATCTTGAGACCagtgagccatgcgtggctcatgttcccgccatcacgtattttacacaatgTTTTTAACGTGTTTCCAtctcactacattaatttaaattactgctgtcactgagttgctgctttgcatgACCGTGACTGGCACtcgcagcgcgtatcgatatatcccctctcgtagtctctgctcgactgctattacttcccagtcgtcgtCGGTCGTAAGCCAGTTCAGGTCGCGAGtttgggctgccagtcagttggaacgcgacTGTAGCACAGTCCGGGCCTGCCAGTCCGGGAGTTGcagtgcggcactagtgcagtcgggttggagcagcagtgaggtctgctgaACATGGcttgcccgaccattgccgccacgcatcacttgagccaggccacaGGCTTGGTGGATCGTTGGTCGGTTGTCCTACCAGACGATGCCACTGATGACTAtgctgtcggcattctgagggcagttggtcggttgctgcGAACCAAGGAAGTTATCTCCACACACTGCAGTCAgctgggtctgctggcggtccctgcgcagtgtcggagcgtgtgtggagctgtccgattgctacgagcttcgtggttcaccgacccaggacgtcaaagttgagtagtggtctcaagtacccaagccacgtccattcatgttgtgtggttcgtttcgatgGTTTGCTTTTGGTGAGGTTTTCCTGTGAACAAcactgagtgtttgtattgctgaaatttagccgccatgctgtggaattaactatattggttgactacaattcaagtgcaccagcagaattttctgccttgtggccattaatgttctggttacctgccctggccactaatgtaatttcaggcagtgtcctttcctcacctgttgtcactgtccaacacagTGTGTAGGTTTGACAgctttatacatatacatatttgattgcagATAATTAagtccgtaacattttgtgtttgagttctcatgtaccgattgatgGCAACAAGTCGTTTGGTCAGTCGGTCTGTGGCTGACCCTCGGTTGGGTtccaacggatcaagtgtagttgggctcaccacctgtctcacctaaatgaacGAGgacagaccgaccccctggaggcttctgagttctGCTGTCTTTCCTGGctttctcaccagtgtttaattgtctgtttataatctatcgtagtcaatgataaaagaaaaattcttggttttactgtgttttatgtaagtaagtttgaattccagcaggtggatatttgctgaaaggttattgccattgtgttgtcttttcttttagtctgaTTTCGGCTAACTAAAACTTAAggctatactttttttttaattttggaaaattagtTGTGGGCTTTCAgacttggaaccttattcttaaaattacctttcaagcttaaacattgcagcttggaaccttattcttaaaattaccgtttgagcttaaacattgcggccttctgcctttggaagggtatggtaatttattttaaaatcttgaaaattttactgtgggccttcagcctagctttttatttgtaattgtaactgcgtgTTTTCAGTTACTTGAAATTTACCtttttgatttttaagatttcttgtttggaggccttcagctgtgaaagatttggagtttgaaactcgtagttgaaaAGGtttggctatgtgccgctttggttgtaaacgtGTTACTAaactacaattttaaggtgaaactgaccccaaccttatttggaatttccacaatcctaatcacctgttctgcctagAGGGGTTTAGTGGGCGCCTCGACAGGAAAGGTGGTTGGCCTTCGGTATATCGATGGtttaataaaacacatttttcacttAAGAAAAAGACATGAGCCCATCATTCCAGGATTAATGGACAACATACCAATGGCCTACCCAACATAACAAGTACCTATTTCCAGAATGaagatggaaaatgtgaagaaagtcaTTGAATATGTGCCTGCTGCAAAGAGATCATTCTATGAAGAAGTTATTTCTTGGCCTGTGATTGACTAAAATTATAGCTAATGTACAGTTAATCATGATAGCTCTTAAAATAATTCAGTCTGTTCTATTTTGTCAGACTATGCTAATGTATTATGAAGTGTTCACACAATTAAATCCTAAAAAAGCAAAAAAGTGTTTGTAAAttgttgaaaccaaataagtcaaAAACTTTGAAATAATTAAATATCAAAATGATGTACTGTAAGTTAATTATTTCCCTCTCAATAAATGCAGAATGAAGttactttcagttctgagaaattccAGTAACGTAGCAATAATACATAAGGCAGTATTCAGTTTTTAGTTTCCCCTGAAAAGTGTAAAAAAATGACTTATTTGGTTTCTACAAATGACAATTCAAATGTGTAATATgattttttacagttaaatcagtgATACTATATAAGACATTCACCACATACACACAACTGTTCAGTTGGGTCGGTGTACTGTCTATATGATAACTCCacgccaaggaatttgacacagcTTGTCCATGGAGCTTATTTCACTTAAACATTGTGTTGACTATTTCGAAAATGAAcagtttcagtttttgcaaagcTTATTTTCACATTATTATTTTTGTCCCACGATGCCACTCCCCCAAGTGTCCACTCAATACGGTAGATTAAGTCTCCATAGATTTCACAGCAGACTATCGgtgttgagtcatctgcataaaGGATGTAATACAAAAACAGTAGTGGGCCTAATAATGATCCTTGAGGAACACCAAATTGTGTGTTTTGTGCCAGAAAGGGATTTATTGccactgttattaacaaatactCTTTCTCTTCTGTTTGTCAATTATGACATTCAACTAAATGATTTTCCTTGAAAACCACAGCTACTCAGCTTCTGAAGAAGCAGGTTGCGATTTACAGTATCGAAGGCTTTGATAAGGTCACAAAAGATGTCTGTCACACACATTCAATTACCGAGACAACTGCTGATTTTTGTTACCAATTCATTTGTCGTGTGGACTGTGTTGCAGCCTTTCTCGAAATGATACTGATTGCACAAAATACTGGAGTCAGGATGAATTATAATTTTCTATTTGATCAGATGCAGCTCTTTcaaatactttaaaaaacaaaatagGTGACAATGAGCTGAGCCTACAATTTCCTATTTCATCTCATTTTCCCTTTTCATGAACTGACCAAACTTCACCATATTTTAAGTGGTCTAGAAAACATCCCTCTTCAAAAGACTGGCTGATGAAGGAGAGTGGATGTGCAATACTATGACAAACTATTTTTATTATTCTATTTGGAACCTCATTCCAACCCACTGATATTATGATTGAATAGTGCCAAATCTTGAAATGGGGGAGAACTTAAAAAAACCCTTGCAGTTTGTCTCGGCCATGCTAGGATTTGTACTTGGTGGTGTGCAATCACCAGTTTTATTACAACtcatgaagaaattgcaggcttAATGCATAGCATGTGGATCTGTAACAGCTCTACTGTTTATCATTAGTCTAGAGAGAAATTTCACtccatttcactggcaacttcacTTATTATAAAAGACCAAACAACTTTGGATTTGTTTTTGCATCTGAAATGAGTGTAGTGTTTGTAGTATGCTTATCTAGTTTAACTACTTGTCAAATGTTATTTTGTACGTGCTCACATATTTAACTTATTCAGGATTTCTATTAACTTCTGCCTCCATATGCAGTTTCCTCTTCTTGGTACTAGACTCTAATTCCTGCTACAAAAGGAAAGCATTCACTGAATATACTAATAAATTTAGTTGGAAAGTTATTGTTGTCATTTGTTGAACTGCATTGGCTGACTGACCATATGGTGAGGCTTAGTTTATTAATAAATATCTCCACATTTTCTTGACTCAATTTCCTACATCATTTTGTTGTGCAGCCTGTATTTAATTTTGATAGTCATACAAATAGTGCTGCTTGGTCTCCTCAGTCTAGAATAAATTTTTCTTTACACAGtaattataactacttacaataTTAGTACTACATGCTGCAGTACTTGCTGTAACTCTTGCGCTTTGGTCAAAattcagattttatatttattccaTTTGTGGCTATCAGGTGCTTTagattaaaattttgttaatggtaggcgtgataagacatcctgtgaaactttactaaatgccttctctgaaaactacctagaacagatacttAGGAACTGCACCACTCATGACAGAAATATATTGGACCTaatagcaacaaatagtcctgacCTCTGTGGGGATGTCCACATCGAACTAGTATCAGTGActatgatgcagttgtggcaacaaattgAAAAGAGTAGTTGACCACACACtgcatagatatgtacccagtagaacagttcataatgggagggaaccttcatggtatacagtcactgtaacgaaacttctaaagaaacagagattactgtgtaATAGGTGCAAAACAGAGAGTAGGactacaatcaaacaatggaaaatccaggatggaatgtaacaacattatgaaaaggaaagttgccactcaccatatagctgagatgctgagtcacagataggtacaacacaaatactgtcacaaataaggcatctccgctatatggtgagtggcaactttccttttcataatattgttacactccatcctggattttcgattATTTTATTTTTGGCTGACGGCTTTTCTTCAATCTTAACCCAGTGTTGTTTCCTTTGTTAGTATTTTCTAATGCGTCACTATACTCAATGTCTGTTCTTCTTTCTCTGCTTTTCTGTGAgagccatgcacggctcgtgttcgtgccatttcttgCTCGACAGCTTGACTTTACggaactgtcgcctcgtttcttattcgatttattgGCGtcgctaagttgctggcttgcctgcccgtgagtggcagcagcagcgtgtatcaatAAGAGCACTGTAGTAGTacctttgaagcgaccgctagtatttccggctcgtcgtgtgtcgtGAAGTCAGTCTGGATGGAGCTCTGtcaggtctgcacagccagtacttggccgactgctggcgacacacgtgcactGTCTGACGGAAGGTGACTTGAGCAGGGACGACTGTCGGTTGGTTGTTCAGTCGGTCGTCTCGTCAGGCGACGTGTATTTAGTCTTCCGACTGCTTCTGGGCCCCTCGAATTGGTCATCTTGTGGGGCGTGGGTCGCTTCCTtttttgtgcagagatgtcggatggccaatgggcaagtgttccctctgcacggttgggtccgagccagtgtctccggatCGTCGTGTGTTCGAGTTGCAAAAGGACATCGAGGgagtcgggacggagcagcagtgaagtctggacagccatgactcgcccgatcgTTGCTGACACATGATTCTAGTGTGGACGACCTCGGTTGGTCATTCGGTCAGTCATCTGACCGGACGATGTGTATTTGGTTGCCAATTTCATCTTTTACTGAGGAATGAACAAGTGTGCTATAGCCTGCATACCCGTTAGTTCTATAAAAGCTGGTGGCCAGTTTGTAGCTTGCAAGTTTATGCAGAAATTTATCCCCTCCTACAGTTACCCTTCAGTTTGCTTGTTCTTTTAGTAGTACCCAGAATACCACATAATTATGGAGACGTGTACGTGGGTACTACTAAAAGAATGGTTGAAAGACAACTAGAAGAACAGAAGGGcaactgtggaagaagagaaactgACACATCAGctgttgtagagcatgctttgcAGCCAGGTGATCACAGATTTCATTTGATAAGACTCCGGTACTGGCAGCTACAAGTGGATACTATGAAAGGCTATATAGAAGTAATATACTAACTTTCTAAATGCTCCAACAATTATAATCAGGAGGAggaaaaaaaagggctctgagcactatgggacttatcagctgaggtcatcagttccctagaacttagaactacttaaatctaactaacctaaggatatcacacacatccatgcccgaagcaggattcgaacctgcgaccgtagcagtcgcgcggtcccagactgaagtgcctaggaggAGGAAGGTGTGAAACTAAATGGTATCTGTATTCTGGTGCTTGAGAAGATGTGTGCCAGTTCTCCACCAAGGAATGATAGCAATAGCAGATGATGAAAACTAACAACAGCCAATTGCGCTGTTTTCAAAATGGGTAAGTCATGTCTCTGCTCGGGAGCATGCAGAAATCGAATTTGCTTCAGTTAGTAGTGAGCCAGGATGTGCATCGGACATTCGAAAGAGCTAAGAGCCCTCTCGAAGACGTCCTCCGCTAATAGGGACAAACTGCCAGGTTTCAATAACAAAGCCATTCGAATGTGGCGTAAAAGTGTGGAACATTGAAGAGATTTCCGACTGTGAAGATTTACATTTTACAGTTACTGGACGGAACGTCAATCACTAGATTTCTGTTTAAATTGCAAGGAGGTGCAATTTCTTGGAGCGCCACTGCACAGCCCACATTACCCTATAAACTGCTGGGTCTGAATACCAGGCACACTGGCTGCAAAGTCTAGGAAGATAAATCTCTTCATTCTCAGAAAGTGGCCCACTTAAACTTTTCTGTGATAACAGTGATGTGACTGATTTATACAATGTAAGTAGTTACAGTAGACAAACCACATATCAACACTAGACATcatattattaaagaaaaaaaaaatggactctATTCGCattgtagtgaaaaaaaaaatccaagtgAACATACTTACTGGTACGTTGAGGAAATATGTCTCAACGATACAACATAATTGAGTGATTAAATAAGTTAAACAAAGTACAAACATCCTAGAGCCAAAGTCATTAAAAATGATAATACAAGTAGTCCACTTATTGTTGAAATAGTCAATGGGATATTTCAGTTAAATCTTGTTAACTATATGTGATAGGATAAAGAAATGAACAGAAACATGTACACGCTGAATTTTCTTTATTAAGATGCTTCGATTTCCACAACACTATAAGAGGTACCGAGCCTGACatgttactctctctctctttttttttttttttaatggcaagtttccccagtaggcctataaaccgtGACAGACACACATGCATGCACAAGAATTGAGGACAGATAAAGTCAGTTTTTATTTATACAATAAGTGTGATCAGAACAACTATTACAGTATGTGTGATCAGAACAACTGATACAGTATGTATGGTCAGAATCAACATGCACAGTCAACACATCATTGTCAGATTGCATCATTAGATCTGCAACAATAGACTTCTCAGCAAGAGTTGGTTTTCTTATAATGCTCTTTATATGGATTTTAATCTGATCAGGTATTTCCTGCACTTTCACTTTTCCTTTGCTAACACAATGCGCACCTTCCCTACTGAAACCAGAATTAGTGCATGACAGCCAATGGTCCACTTCTTTTTCCAGTGTACCCACTGTTTCCATATCCAACGAATCAATGCGATTTACGAGGATCTGTAATTTAGTTTTTAACTGTGTTTTCTGGGGAGCAGTTTCATGAGAAGCAGTTTCCTCATCATTTTCTCTTTTAATAGGCGGCAAAATGACAGATGCCTCTCCAGTCACTGTAGTTTCCGTGTGGTATAACACCAGTTCCGTATGCTTCGGAATAACCCCACGATTTAACCTATGCCGAGAGAAGTTTACAAAATCGGCTTGGAAAAAATGATTTTCACACACAGAATAAGAGCCACAGTCAATGTCTTCAGCTATATTACAAATTAGTTTCCACTGTTTTAGCAGCTCACTCTTTGATGGAGCTGGGAATTTGTAAAAATGTCTATTTTGATGTTTTATGCTTGTGTTTATATTTGAAAAATAACCACTTCTACATCCAGGAAACTTACATGAGTATTTCAATCTTAAACCAGAATTTTTCTTTCCCATATGATCCATCTTCACTTGTCTGTTATTATaatcaaaaattctgaaaaaaaaggaaagcaaATTCAGACCACATGGATGACAAATTAATTTCACACAGTTTTCTTTAGTATACTTTCACaaatcaatttaatttttgttaaaatGTTGTGACTGTTCTGCTCCAGTTATTATTATGAAAGGCAAAACTTCTTTTAGGTATGATTTACCACCCTCTTTTCATATCTTAATGAAACAGTTTTTTGTACACATGGAAAAAGAATATGCCATGTAAAGATATATTGATCACTGAGATGGAAGAAATGGAATGccgagttttcttttttttaattagggGAGTGGGAGCTGCGGAGAATGGTGATACATTTAAACTCATAAATTTCAGCAGTGGTGGAGGGTAGTAATGAACAGGTAGTGGAAAAGtggttatgtatttatttaatactACCGCATCTTAACAATGAAGGTACATGCAACTCTCCCGTACTGAATTATATTGGTTATTGTCACTAAGTAGGCTTATGGCTCGTAATTTTGGTGACGTGCTATTGCTACAAAGCAAggtgcaaaaataataaaaaaaatctcatttgtaCTACATTTCTGTACATTCTGCTAATAATTACAGTGTGAGCACGCATTCAACATCACGGCATGTGGTTCCAGAACAGATCTGTAATGCAAATCCATTgaacagcactcctcaaacagtgGAATTTTAAAACACTGATAATTGTAATATTTAAGCAAATATCACTACATATCATGTTATAGACCAAATCCAAGTACATCTTATGATAAAAAGTTAGTGCTATAAATCTA
Above is a window of Schistocerca cancellata isolate TAMUIC-IGC-003103 chromosome 11, iqSchCanc2.1, whole genome shotgun sequence DNA encoding:
- the LOC126108962 gene encoding uncharacterized protein LOC126108962 isoform X3, with translation MFVFVSFLESHVFVPGNEDLLCVFLELIVLIFDYNNRQVKMDHMGKKNSGLRLKYSCKFPGCRSGYFSNINTSIKHQNRHFYKFPAPSKSELLKQWKLICNIAEDIDCGSYSVCENHFFQADFVNFSRHRLNRGVIPKHTELVLYHTETTVTGEASVILPPIKRENDEETASHETAPQKTQLKTKLQILVNRIDSLDMETVGTLEKEVDHWLSCTNSGFSREGAHCVSKGKVKVQEIPDQIKIHIKSIIRKPTLAEKSIVADLMMQSDNDVLTVHVDSDHTYCISCSDHTYCNSCSDHTYCINKN
- the LOC126108962 gene encoding uncharacterized protein LOC126108962 isoform X1 translates to MRPKHFMQGIEICSHATWSAGAASFIMSICYWLIVSISIFVFASFKTADSSLYTTDRGKFVNVNCFLFYRVGIQLYYVLSRNEIFDYNNRQVKMDHMGKKNSGLRLKYSCKFPGCRSGYFSNINTSIKHQNRHFYKFPAPSKSELLKQWKLICNIAEDIDCGSYSVCENHFFQADFVNFSRHRLNRGVIPKHTELVLYHTETTVTGEASVILPPIKRENDEETASHETAPQKTQLKTKLQILVNRIDSLDMETVGTLEKEVDHWLSCTNSGFSREGAHCVSKGKVKVQEIPDQIKIHIKSIIRKPTLAEKSIVADLMMQSDNDVLTVHVDSDHTYCISCSDHTYCNSCSDHTYCINKN
- the LOC126108962 gene encoding uncharacterized protein LOC126108962 isoform X2, encoding MRPKHFMQGIEICSHATWSAGAASFIMSICYWLIVSISIFVFASFKTADSSLYTTDRGKFVNVNCFLIFDYNNRQVKMDHMGKKNSGLRLKYSCKFPGCRSGYFSNINTSIKHQNRHFYKFPAPSKSELLKQWKLICNIAEDIDCGSYSVCENHFFQADFVNFSRHRLNRGVIPKHTELVLYHTETTVTGEASVILPPIKRENDEETASHETAPQKTQLKTKLQILVNRIDSLDMETVGTLEKEVDHWLSCTNSGFSREGAHCVSKGKVKVQEIPDQIKIHIKSIIRKPTLAEKSIVADLMMQSDNDVLTVHVDSDHTYCISCSDHTYCNSCSDHTYCINKN